The Fusarium oxysporum Fo47 chromosome II, complete sequence genome includes a region encoding these proteins:
- a CDS encoding amino acid permease-domain-containing protein — translation MEQVGSVKEFPSQNIISRRPVGIAMSSLVSPGTPSYPPSTYPPSIYPASPEQDNVSQSHGGHSITLLRTPGRLGPYSQPYSLEDGGNAAIQPGNQLSAELTERHVNMMAFSQCVGIGLFLQAGRVIYLAGPGLGAIAYIVTGTVLWSCAACLGEMTALFPVKGPIIEFPRRFLDESLGYTAGWMTWFSWIVLVAAELVAITHIFQFRYPQELLQAARYPDPTLEFYPSASPAVYVLCFFLIMLTFNMLPVRWFGRLEYIFGTIKMLFIIALILFNVIIHIQQPVKRGAFWTYNEPYSFAAGNMTLPNQDVVQGDAGRLLGVWEAMTTCLFGMIGFETIAITAAENKDLRTEETVKIGTRKISLRIITLYTLATFTVGLNVPYTYPTIVDNAVISFGFGQNSAFVASPVINRLRVWPYIVNDFIIFSATTAGANGLYNASRTLHALASIHEVWPNWGPVQALRRRLERTNYGVPHAAVVLSACFGLMGFLACNPDSQKILGRMVRCCVVSMMITYGLVAASFIEFYKSVEGAAAGQTMEVVDIYNPLVRQLYDRSNPRYPYRSHGQCLRAYYAVLACSLFVIFNGWRTFISPVNIKDFFGCYIAVGCLLPNSYQILLMAMISIMYQIKFWGWDPRKWRRRVSDNRLERPQPMTADSVPRRGQLALVTAGEMADGPRRVENIRRFGRWLLVWLK, via the exons ATGGAGCAAGTCGGTAGTGTCAAGGAATTTCCTTCCCAAAACATCATCTCAAGAAGGCCCGTCGGGATTGCCATGTCCAGTTTGGTATCACCAGGCACTCCATCTTATCCTCCATCCACCTATCCGCCGTCGATTTATCCCGCGTCTCCCGAACAAGACAATGTGAGCCAGAGTCACGGTGGACACAGCATCACCTTACTACGAACTCCTGGGAGATTAGGACCCTATAGTCAACCCTACTCACTCGAGGATGGTGGAAATGCTGCCATCCAGCCGGGGAATCAGTTGAG CGCCGAACTGACGGAGCGGCATGTAAACATGATGGCCTTCTCGCAGTGTGTCGGCATCGGGCTCTTCCTCCAGGCCGGCAGGGTCATATACCTCGCCGGACCAGGCCTTGGTGCCATCGCGTACATTGTCACCGGGACCGTTCTGTGGTCATGTGCTGCATGCCTTGGCGAGATGACAGCCCTGTTTCCCGTCAAGGGCCCCATCATCGAATTTCCTCGTCGATTTCTGGACGAGTCTCTGGGATATACTGCGGGGTGGATGACATG GTTTTCCTGGATTGTGCTTGTAGCCGCCGAGCTTGTGGCTATAACTCACATTTTCCAGTTCCGATATCCTCAAGAGCTCCTCCAAGCAGCCAGATATCCCGATCCCACACTCGAATTCTATCCCAGCGCGTCGCCCGCGGTCTACGTCCtttgcttctttctcatcatgTTGACTTTCAACATGCTCCCAGTACGGTGGTTTGGCCGACTGGAGTACATCTTCGGCACTATCAAgatgctcttcatcatcgcccttATCCTTTTCAATGTCATTATCCATATTCAACAGCCTGTCAAGCGCGGAGCCTTCTGGACCTACAATGAGCCCTACTCGTTCGCTGCCGGAAATATGACCCTCCCCAACCAGGATGTAGTCCAGGGAGATGCCGGCCGCCTCCTCGGTGTTTGGGAAGCTATGACGACCTGCCTCTTTGGCATGATCGGCTTTGAAACCATTGCTATCACGGCAGCTGAGAACAAGGATCTTCGAACGGAAGAAACCGTGAAGATTGGCACCCGCAAAATCAGCCTCCGCATTATAACCCTCTACACGCTCGCGACCTTCACCGTCGGTCTTAACGTCCCCTACACGTATCCCACCATCGTGGACAACGCCGTCATCTCCTTTGGCTTCGGCCAAAACTCAGCCTTTGTCGCCTCTCCAGTAATTAACCGACTGAGGGTCTGGCCGTACATCGTCAACGACTTCATCATTTTTTCAGCCACCACGGCGGGGGCCAATGGACTGTACAACGCGTCGCGGACGCTGCATGCGCTGGCCAGCATCCATGAGGTTTGGCCGAATTGGGGACCCGTACAGGCTCTTCGTCGGAGGCTCGAACGGACGAACTATGGGGTGCCCCATGCAGCCGTGGTTCTCAGTGCGTGCTTTGGACTCATGGGATTCCTAGCTTGTAACCCGGATTCGCAGAAGATTCTAGGTCGGATGGTTCGGTGTTGTGTTGTCTCCATGATGATTACGTATGGGCTCGTGGCAGCTAGTTTCATCGAGTTCTACAAGAG TGTGGAAGGTGCCGCAGCCGGTCAGACCATGGAAGTGGTCGACATCTATAATCCATTAGTCAGGCAGCTCTACGACCGCAGCAATCCGCGATATCCATACAGGTCACACGGCCAGTGCCTCCGGGCATACTATGCGGTACTCGCATGCAgcctcttcgtcatcttcaacgGGTGGAGGACCTTTATCAGCCCTGTAAACATTAAAGACTTCTTCGGGTGCTACATTGCCGTGGGTTGCCTCCTTCCCA ATTCTTATCAGATCCTTCTGATGGCtatgatatcaatcatgtATCAAATCAAATTCTGGGGTTGGGACCCGCGCAAGTGGAGGAGAAGGGTGTCGGATAACCGACTTGAAAGGCCTCAGCCAATGACGGCCGACTCGGTCCCCCGGCGAGGACAGCTGGCACTGGTCACCGCCGGTGAGATGGCCGATGGTCCTAGACGCGTCGAGAATATTAGGAGGTTTGGAAGGTGGTTACTTGTCTGGTTAAAGTAG
- a CDS encoding maltase malt produces MDCRLARMHSHNGIMITPYNIEQTSIHKVNNAQSNNVTLSHVLPSHFIEPIWWKQRVVYQIYPASFKDTNGDGIGDIPGIISKLDYIQDPRHIHESYGALEDCQRLIQEIHDRGMRVIFDLVINHTSNQHPWFIDLRSSLTNPKQDYQFTKPAWTFDDTTQEYYIHVYASGQPDLNWENEACRREIYDNAIKFWFDRGVDGFRVDTDNKFSKVSGLPDAPIVEPDQETQTAVCHYANGPRIHEYLYEMKQVLAPYDIMTVGELPNTPDLEDMWKYISPNSQPGPQEIDMVFNFDTVNLGQTPGNRFLPIPFDNDFKRCLTKWQKLPETTGAWTTVFLENHDQGRSVSRFGSDLPEFREQVAKMLASLLATMTGTLFLYQGQEIGLINGPESWSANEYKCRVARDHARVPMQWDNTPNTGFTNSGAVPWMPVFDNYREINVSTQLGNKNTVLEYWREILKIRRKYSSLFVYGTFIPVNEHQDLLAFIKTDPKTGAIAMTVANLSQSEVALPKVEGGSLGSMQPSMTNYAGVIAKSVLGPYEARVYLMA; encoded by the exons ATGGACTGTCGCCTCGCTCGGATGCACAGTCATAATGGCATTATGATAACGCCATATAATATCGAACAAACCAGCATACATAAAGTAAACAATGCCCAGTCAAACAACGTGACCCTAAGTCATGTGCTACCAAGCCATTTCATT GAGCCAATCTGGTGGAAGCAACGTGTCGTCTACCAAATCTACCCTGCATccttcaaagacaccaaTGGTGATGGCATTGGCGATATTCCCGGTATTATCTCCAAGCTTGACTATATCCAAGACCCTCGGC ATATCCATGAGTCCTATGGAGCTCTCGAAGATTGCCAGCGCCTTATACAAGAGATTCATGACAGAGGAATGCGAGTCATCTTCGACTTGGTTATCAATCACACCTCCAATCAACACCCTTGGTTTATCGACTTACGATCCTCTCTTACGAACCCAAAGCAAGATTA TCAGTTCACAAAACCTGCCTGGACGTTCGACGACACGACTCAAGAATATTATATCCATGTTTATGCTTCTGGGCAGCCAGATCTAAACTGGGAGAACGAAGCCTGTCGCCGCGAAATCTACGACAACGCGATCAAGTTCTGGTTCGACCGTGGAGTAGACGGATTTCGAGTTGATACAGACAACAAGTTCTCTAAAGTATCTGGTCTACCAGATGCCCCGATCGTCGAGCCGGATCAAGAGACGCAAACAGCTGTTTGTCATTATGCGAATGGTCCTCGTATCCACGAATATCTCTACGAAATGAAGCAAGTGCTGGCGCCCTATGATATCATGACTGTGGGAGAACTGCCTAACACGCCAGACCTGGAGGACATGTGGAAGTACATCTCACCTAACTCCCAGCCTGGCCCTCAGGAGATTGATATGGTCTTCAACTTCGACACAGTAAACCTAGGCCAGACACCAGGTAATCGGTTTCTACCCATTCCGTTCGACAACGACTTCAAGCGTTGCTTGACCAAGTGGCAGAAACTTCCAGAGACAACAGGGGCTTGGACAACCGTCTTCCTCGAGAATCACGACCAAGGTAGATCGGTATCTCGTTTCGGATCAGATCTACCAGAGTTCAGAGAACAAGTCGCCAAAATGCTGGCAAGTCTTCTTGCAACTATGACAGGGACACTATTTCTGTATCAAGGCCAGGAGATTGGCCTGATCAACGGACCCGAGTCTTGGTCAGCGAATGAATACAAGTGC CGTGTCGCGAGAGATCATGCCCGAGTTCCAATGCAATGGGATAACACGCCCAACACAGGTTTTACCAACAGTGGTGCAGTGCCGTGGATGCCTGTTTTTGACAACTATCGCGAGATAAATGTCTCTACTCAACTTGGAAACAAAAACACTGTTCTCGAGTACTGGCGAGAAATACTTAAGATTCGAAGGAAATATTCGTCACTCTTTGTATATGGAACATTTATTCCTGTGAATGAGCATCAGGATTTACTGGCTTTCATAAAAACAGACCCAAAGACTGGTGCTATAGCAATGACGGTTGCAAACCTGTCTCAATCGGAAGTTGCTCTGCCGAAAGTTGAGGGAGGTTCACTTGGGTCGATGCAGCCTTCAATGACCAACTACGCTGGCGTTATTGCGAAGTCGGTACTTGGACCTTACGAAGCGAGGGTTTACCTGATGGCTTGA
- a CDS encoding major facilitator superfamily domain-containing protein — MKTSRYTLKDFYSQQYRHSSQSTSSKPVYSINSINHDDLLGYQTAEESADLKEGIDHCESTKGTVQDDLHEAQLVAEEERGTTFLKSVKQHRAAVAWSVLLSTAIIMEGYDMKLLDPSMPSQLLRSAGLSNGASFGSLIGLYLNGHVSERLGFQKALLLSLSLMTAAVFIPFFAPSVEVLLVGQICQGIHWGVFKTLTTAYAAEVCPVHLRGYLTTYVNVCWVIGQFLSVGVLRAMADRTDDVLILYALVYNVTVGPICYALMSKVPASKLRSKTVILVGMTYNILNILNILNILNILNIISNVITPYMLNPGAWA; from the exons ATGAAAACCTCGAGATACACCTTGAAGGATTTTTATTCACAACAATACAGACATTCTTCTCAGTCTACCTCCTCAAAGCCTGTCTACTCGATCAACTCGATTAACCACGATGACCTTCTAGGCTACCAAACCGCCGAAGAAAGTGCAGACCTCAAAGAAGGAATCGACCACTGCGAATCTACAAAAGGCACCGTCCAAGATGACCTTCATGAAGCTCAACTCGTAGCTGAGGAAGAACGTGGCACTACGTTTCTTAAATCGGTCAAACAGCATCGAGCTGCCGTTGCTTGGTCCGTCCTCCTCTCGACTGCAATCATCATGGAGGGATATGACATGAAACTCTTGGATCCCTCAATGCCCAGCCAGCTTTTACGAAGCG CTGGGTTGTCCAATGGTGCCTCGTTTGGATCTCTTATTGGGCTGTACTTGAACGGCCATGTCTCAGAGCGTCTGGGTTTCCAGAAGGCGTTGCTactctctctttctcttatGACAGCAGCTGTTTTCATTCCATTCTTTGCCCCCAGTGTCGAGGTCCTCTTGGTTGGACAGATATGCCAGGGTATTCATTGGGGTGTCTTTAAGACTTTGACGACGGCTTATGCTGCCGAGGTCTGCCCTGTTCACCTTCGTGGGTATCTCACAACCTATGTGAATGTATGCTGG GTCATCGGACAGTTTCTTTCTGTTGGAGTGTTACGCGCAATGGCCGATCGAACCGACGA TGTGCTGATTCTGTATGCCCTTGTTTATAACGTCACTGTTGGCCCTATTTGTTATGCTCTTATGTCGAAGGTTCCTGCGTCCAAGCTTCGAAGCAAGACAGTTATTCTAGTAGGAATGACGTacaacattctcaacattctcaacattctcaacattctcaacattctcaacatTATCAGCAATGTCATCACACCTTACATGCTCAACCCAGGTGCTTGGGCTTAG
- a CDS encoding lysozyme-like domain-containing protein → MKFALFALSTLTASLAAAYPITGNDVKCRSGPGTSYAVKKVLKKGTDVKITCQTEGTNISGNTIWDKISDGCYVSDYYVKTGSSGYIKPKCGGGCSAPSSNQATVDLIGEFEGFVPHIYKDAAGYPTVGYGHLCSNSKCTDVKYAIPLSKANGKKLLADDMRKFEKCIAQMVSSKVTLNKNQFGALVSWSFNLGCGAAEGSQLLKRLNKGEKPNTVISQELPKWVYAGGRKLPGLVRRRNAEVALAKKATSEKALPVKC, encoded by the exons ATGAAGTTCGCTCTCTTTGCCCTTTCTACCCTCACGGCCTCCCTTGCAGCCGCATACCCCATCACCGGCAACGATGTTAAGTGCCGCTCTGGCCCAGGCACCAGCTATGCGGTCAAGAAGGTATTGAAGAAGGGCACCGATGTTAAAATCACCTGCCAGACCGAGGGCACCAACATCAGCGGGAATACCATCTGGGATAAAATCTCAGATGGCTGCTATGTCTCGGACTACTACGTCAAGACAGGCTCTAGTGGATACATCAAGCCCAAGTGCGGCGGAGGTTGCTCTGCGCCATCGTCTAACCAGGCTACCGTGGACCTGATTGGCGAGTTTGAGGGTTTCGTTCCCCATATCT ACAAGGACGCTGCTGGTTATCCTACCGTAGGCTACGGCCATCTCTGCTCGAACTCCAAGTGCACTGATGTTAAATATGCAATTCCCCTTTCAAAGGCCAACggcaagaagcttctcgcGGATGACATGAGA AAATTCGAGAAATGCATCGCCCAAATGGTCAGCAGCAAAGTCACCCTCAACAAGAACCAATTCGGGGCCCTGGTTAGTTGGTCCTTCAACCTTGGTTGCGGTGCCGCCGAGGGGTCGCAGCTCCTGAAGCGTCTCAATAAGGGTGAGAAGCCCAACACTGTGATTTCTCAGGAGCTGCCCAAGTGGGTTTATGCAGGCGGGAGGAAGCTCCCAGGCCTTGTCCGTCGGCGTAACGCGGAGGTTGCTTTGGCTAAGAAAGCGACGAGCGAGAAGGCGCTTCCTGTGAAGTGCTAG